The genomic region GGACAAGACTACCGTTGGCTGAGGACAGCGCTCCCAGGGGCGGGGCTTCGGGGCTGTGATTCTGACAGGTGAATGATTGACAGGTGAGTCTGAGGTTTATCGTTCACTTTGTTTTCgactttttacatttattttatttttttattcatttactgaTGTTTTAAACAAAGCTCACAAAAATAATACATGtatgtagacacacacacacacacacacacacgcataattCGACATAATTAGtttattaccaggcctctggagaacttcaagacatgttgaggaggtcgtttagccatttaaaccagctgtgttggatcaaggaaacATGTaacggccctcgaggcctggagttggacatcTGTGGTTTAGTCAAGTCAAAAAAAACTCTATTTATCCCCAAGGAGCAATTAAGATAGATGCCCtgccgaccatacatacaaaacacaaacatcacattgtgtatccctctgtgtatttaagccttgtgtttgcctctgttagttgctggtttgtctgcGTAGCTTCCTCCGTGTCTCCCTGCAGCTCTGTTTTtggtttcaggtttgttttgttagtttatgtccagtttaggttttttccTTGCCTTGTTTCTGTGGATTTTTTACCcccttacaaaataaagctcACTCACACGTATGTACCTTTCATCATTTACCTTTACATGTACTTCTGCTTAGATTGAAGGGTATAGATGTTGTTGGTATAACGGAGGCTCTCAGTTTATGTTACATTAGTTTAACCTAAGTCGTAAAATAAGTGCCAAAGCTGAACTGAGGAAGTGCTTCATAAAGCTAGCTCTGCTCGAcgctgtcaaaggcttgttctGCGTCCAGCTGAAGCAGAGCCATGTCTGCATGTTTACGTTGTGCAGAGAGATGAAGCTCCCCTTCAAGTCGGTTTGCCAGTACTGTGAACTTGGGATCTGTATTAGTGGGATTGGTAGGATTCACATTTCGTAGGTGGTTTCCCAGGTTTGGGCAGTACCATTATCATCACGCATAGACGGAGGTAGCTCTTTTAAAGTGTAGCGTTCCACTAACTTATCCTACAGGGGGCGCAACACTGTGTCTTTAAATACTTTACAAAGGTaaaatatttcctgtttttaatttgtGCATTACATTTGAAAGTTAAGTCATTGATGACAGAGAGTCTGATTCAGTCCCAGCTTCTCGACAAAGTGAAGTGACGTTGATAGAGTCTAACGATTCTTACGTTGTGTATGGTTGTGAGTCTTTATGTTGTGCGGCGCGTCGGGCAGCTGTTCATTGTTGGCGATTAGAGGCTGTTGCTTCGGCTTCCTCCCAGTTAACACCAGCTCTAGCTCATTATTATGGTCTGACACCAGCTGGTCTTCGGTCGTCCTCTTAGTTGTGAGGAATAAGGAGATCATTTGTTCTCTGAGGATCTGTGATGTTTTCATCTGCGGTTctaatttcatttattgtttctCTCTCGTTCACTGTGATGCACCAAAGTTTTCCTGCTCTCGCTCCCTGATCGCCGCAGGTCTGTCGACGCTCGGCTGATGCTGTCTGAACTTAATTTATCATGTTTTTCGTTTTAatagattttgttgtttttctttagtgtCATTCAAATTCATCTCTAGTTCCACTTCTGTTATTTGAGCATCAAGTCCAACATCTCAGTTTTATTTGATCTGTTTTCTGTGTAAACCCTCATCTGTCCATGTATAATTACCTCAAAGGCCCCCCCTCTGGCTGAGGCTGTAGCTTCAGAGTTAGTGAAGTAGAAACCGTCATCAGTAAATTTGGGTTATGTACCCAGCAGTGATGGCTGAATGCTAAAGATCGATGAGTTGAGAGTTTGAAATAAGGAAACAATCTATGCGACTGTGGCTGAGCGACAGGACTGTGCTCTCTGTGTTGGGATTTCTCGTCTCCTTGCATTTTAGGCTCAGTTCGGACATGAAATGTTGTATAACTGAATAGTTATAGTCTGAACCTGATGATCTGTCAAGCCCAGGATCTAAGGTACAGTTAGAGCTGCAGTATAGAGGAACATATAAAAGCTGAGGTCACCTGTGTTGGGCCGTATAAATGAACCATAATGAAGTCTTTGTTCATCACTGAGCGCTGTATGATGATGAAGCTCCCTGTGGGTCTAAGATGGGTCATGATTTATGTCCCCACCTCCATCAGCATGTGATGAGAGGTGGGTAGAAAAAGCCTGAACCTCGTCCTTCTCCGAGCGATTTCACTCCCACACGGGTGTGTCTTGAATGAAGACGTCCTTTGGGTGACATTGTTTGAGTCTCTTCATTACTCTCTATAGTCTAATACATTTCCTAAGGCCTCTCACGCTCCAGGAGAGCCGTTTCATTCAGTTTGTGCCCTTTAAACAAACTGACTGCATTCGTCTCAGCTGTAGGAACGAAAATGACTATTTAAAACACTCAACTCTTATAAAGCACAACCCAGGACCCGACCTGTGGAAATGTCACagattccctcctgttgtcactGAAACTTGTTTGGCTACTGATCGTATAGGAGCAGAAAAAACATCCTGTTGTTAATTCAAAGCTTTAAACTCACTGCGACCATATTAACTGAGAAGCCAAAGAACATTTACAGGAATTAAATATTACATGCCTGCGTCATGCCTGCGTCATGCCTGCGTCATGCCTGCGTCATGCCTGCGTCATGCCTGCGTCATGCCTGCGTCATGCCTGCGTCATGCCTGCACAGCTACGACTACAGCGTGTTATTTTCTCTGAGCTGAGGTTGTTCATCACTTCCAGAGTGGACATGAATTTATCCATCATTTTGTTTCCGGGTCTTTCGTATGAATTCTTCCACCTCTGATGGAGTGGAGGAGGTGCCGGCTGCCGTGATGGGAGATcagtccacaggagctgctgtttCACCCGGTTTCTCTCGTCAGCGCAGAGAAAATCATCACATGGCATCTGTGGTGCTTCGCGGCCGCTCTCGTCACCTCGCCTCGTCCTGATGATCGCTCGGGTTGGGCCGTTTGGGATGTTTTGGCCGTGCAGCCTATGTCCCACTCGATGGGGCTGCTGAGGCGAGCCTCTCTGAAACGCTTCAGTTCTGTCCTTTATTTCTAAGGTGGATGTTGTAAcgtctcacagttgaagtgttcAGCCAGAACATGCGTCTCGGTCCGCAGGGCGCTAGCTTCTTCCATCTTCTCAGTGTCTGGTCCATCTTTTCGTTGTTTTCAGTTTAGATCAGTGTTCTGTAATctgcatcctgattggctgGGTTGGAGCAGTAGCTTGTTTTGGGGCGAGTACGAACAGAAAGTGTCTTTAGCTGTTGTGTGTCGAGCTCAAGGCTTTACTGCCGTTCAGATAGACGCCATAGCCTgaagcctgttttttttttatttgttcattttcctgtgaaatgtttttaaaataaatttgtatttattattttattgttttggatagatttatttgttttaccttttgtttctttattttttctctcttgttttctgATTATTGTTAATAAATCCAAACTTCAGCTCTGGTTGTTTATTCATACCTGAGGTCAGACTTATTGATCGGTGTGTTTCTGAtaatcatttcctgtttctaaTGAGTCGCTGATAATAAACTGCTGTTGTTTTAATCAGCAGCCTGACGGAGCTCCATCTGTCTGAcgattttcacattaaaagcccTGCGCCAAATTAAAAGCCTCAGATTAACCTTTCAGAGGAGATTAAATGTCAGCAGGGAACACCTGATGCATCGCACCTGTCTGATCTTTGCATCGGCCACACGCTGATCCCAGTCAGTGTTTTTAACTCTGTGAGCGCCGGCGTGATGCCAGCAGGCTGCTTCCTGCAGCTCTGACCAAAGCTCGTCGGCGATCGTCTGAAGACAATTTTAAACCTCTCAAAGAATCTGAAACGCATGAAACACTTTTTACTCTTCGCTCTGTGTGACTGATGCTAGACTGGATCAGCGGCAGGGACagcctgctgtgattggttgtcaCATTCTTTCTGGAGACGTAGAAAGAGGAAACGTaccacctacctgacagcttaCTTTTCAAAGAAAGGGTTTGACCTACAAACAGCATGAAGAGCTTTGTTTTCAGGTCAGATTTGGATCTTCCAGCTTTAAAACTGATTTTGCTGTTCGTGGTATTTGTTGCAGAGGTTTGTAGATCTGTTCAGAGTTAAAGTGAAGAGCTGACATTTAATAgagatgtttcctgtttttgtcccGCTCTACCGCAGGGTCACATGACCTCCCCCTCAAACATGGCTGCACTTGGATTCAGAGGTGTTGGCATGGCGACCGTCAGTCAGCAGCTGTCAGATCCATCGTTCGGTTGAGATATCGTGATAAAAACAGTTGTGTGACAGACTAACAGAGTAAAACcacacctccaccacctccacacCTAAACAACCCGTCAGCTGACTGATCAGTCTTACCTGTCGCCACCTCCATCAGCTGCCTCCTCCCTGAAGGCCTCTCAGACCGTCATCGTGTCCTCGTGtcctcatgtttcctgtttcctctcaGAACAGTCTGGACCAAACTCCGCTAAACCATTTCTAATGTTCAAGGTTGTTTCCCTGTCGACGTTTCTTTCAGCGTTTTAAACACTTTGGCAGCTAATCACAGCCGTCCAATCAGCACACAGCTCTCGTTAATGTGAGGAACAGAAGAGACGCCGGGAAAGATGCAACAGAGGAACGCTTTGTTCTTCTTTCAACACGCTTCAAAACAAACgctgcgcgcgcacacacacacacacacacacacacacacacgcacagctcTGTCAGTGACAGACTGAGGTAATCAGATTACTGCGCATTTGTATTCAGGCCTGAATGAATCAACACAAACAGGTAAACGTGAATTACAGACAGTAAACTACATAAACTACACCTCAGTGTCAGCTCAAGTCTTTGATGACAGTTTACTGGTTGGTTGTCATTCCCAGTCTGACCTGATGAGGGCAGTGTTGTGTAAATGTTAGAGCgatgtcattagtttttgtaACAAAGGTTACTACAGTAATGATTTATTATATTTGcagactgtatatatatatatagctgtaTATATCTCAGCTACACACATGTTGACCTGCAGGCAGGCTGGGAGGTAActagattacatttttttatttatttgttttttagtgtGAACTAATGTTTCatagtaatatttttaatgcaatgtTGCTTTTTCTGATGTTTGAATTGAAGTCAAACATTATATGAAGCAAAGTAAACCAATGAAAAGTTAAAGATTAAAATCAAACATCTTGGAAACAGTAACCAGTCACATACATATTTGGCTTTTATCTCTCAGGCAGGCTTTGATGTCGACCAGTGTAGTTAACAAAAtaaaccattttttttctaatttcatgtttttgacaGTAAGAAATGAACAAAGTGAGACTCCGTGTGTTCATGAAGGTTTGTGTCCTTCACCAAAACCAGACCATGGAAATGTAAACATGatggtctgtgaaggttctcggtGGTCCAGGTCGGGGTCGtccaaggagcttggaaagaaaagcatctggacttgtTTAAGTTCAAGGTTCTTATAAAGGGACGTGAGTATGCCATCATCTCCAAACCCACAGTGGGTAACCTCGTAGTAAAGTCCATCCAGCACAAAGATGATGAAAAAAGGATCAAATTCACTGAGTAACACACTCTTTGTCTTTCACGGCTATAGCTGTAGCTCCCACTGCCGCTCCCAGAGCTGCTCCCAGTGGACCAAACACACTTCCCACTCCCGCCCCGATCCCCACCGCCTTCAGGAACTTGTTCTTTTTCTCTGCACGCCTTCTTGCTTCCTGCTCTTCCATCGATATATTTTCTCTCAGAAGTCGCTCCTGCTCTTCTCTGACGGCTCTCTCAGCCTCCTGCAGCATCTCGTTGGTGTAATATTTTCCTCCATGTCTCTGAACAATTATGTTGATCTTCTCCAGCAGCTCTTTGACCTGAGAGGGATCTTTGattttgttgttaaaaacaTGATATCTTCCTCCACACTGTTGGATGAAGCCACTCAGAGACGGACTGCTATTTATCAATGTGTCTATGTTAGCTTCATTGTCCACATCATCTCCATGTGTGAACAGCACCATAGTATAACCTGCTGCTTCTTCTCCAAAGATCTTCTGCAGGATTTTCActgtttcttgttcttctttggtGAATCTGCTAATCTGGATCACGATCAGGAACACATGAGGACCAGGAGCAGCAAAGGAGATGCATCTGGCAACCTCTCTCTTCAGCTCGTCTTCAGGTCTATCAGTGTCAAACAGTCCTGGAGTATCAACAACATCCAGGATCTGACAGTCTACCTGATCTGTGATTTTCTGACACCCTGCTGTCACTGAAGAAAAGGCAGCTTTAGATTCAAAAGCTTTTCTTCCTAAGATGGTGTTTCCTGATGCACTCTTCCCAACTCCTGTTCTCCCAACAAGCACTATCCTCAGGTGTGGAACATGTTCAACTGCTGAAGAAGATAAACAGATTACTGCTGTTATTAGTGGGACTCCCTCAACCAGCTCGTCACACTAGGACAGTTACATATACAGAATCAGGGATAGGTGATGATGAAGTACCAAGGAAGGAAAACCCAGGAATGGGGGAAGTAAAACTTACAGCATTACATAAAAGACTgattactgaaataaaacaggaaatgactcaTGACTAAACATCTGAACAATCCAAAACAATCACACATCAATCAAAACAAAGACGAGAATGCTGACCATAAATTCCCTGAAGTTTACGAGAACCAGCAACCAAACTGGCAGAACAGGATTACTCCGCACATCGAAATCCCCCGAAATCAGATTTACTGAtaaagtctgtctgtctgtctgtctgtctgtctgtctgtctgtctgtctgtctgtctgtctgtctgtctgtctgtctgtctgtctgtccgtccatccatccatgccaTTCAAAGTGAAGACTGGGTGGATTGGCAGGCTCTGGTGGCTGTTGGCTGTAAACGTTCATAAAACAAATCTGTTCTTACCACTGCATGAACCACATGTTTCAGGATTTGTTgtttcaaacaaataaacataaagtttaaaaagtaacaGATAAATAAGATATGGACACAGGGCACAGAAATAAAGACTGACAGCTCAGGTAAACAGGCAGCTCTGGAGTTTCTGACTTTTATTATAAAACGTTTGTCTGAACAGTAAATCAGAATAAAACTTGTAGATGTACTTACGAGCTTTTGAGCCGGCCATGCTGGTGCTGCTCAGGATTGTGAAAGCTGTCACAGCTACCGTATTGACATCAGCTCTGTGCGTTCATGAAGATTGGCCCTCCCTTTAATGCCACCATATCACATACAGGAACAACACTCCAGCTGTCACATCAGCACTTAATGACTTGTTAAAGTGACTACAGGGCAGATTCCTCAGTGGGTTAGTATACCACTCCACGCTCAGTCACATAAATAAACCTGTAGTCGTGGGAGGAGGCCACATGGTTGGAAACTGGCTCACAAATGTTTCCTTTTAGCCATCAACCAAAAACTTTTAGTCTTGTTATCAATCATCACGATTGATAACTGGATCATTCCATGCAACGTCAGTCAGTACCATCGACCGCTCAAGTTTGTTTACTCTGTTAACTTATAGAGAGGCAACATTTTAACCTCAAAATACACTGTTGGCAGAAGTATTGACTCATCTGTCTTATATTGTCAGAGACCGGGGTCTGAGGGACCCAGGGCCCATAAGCAGTTTTGGATTTATATTACTTGTTATATGTACATTTGATGTATTGTGTGGCTGTCCCTGGTTTCCCTGCTTGCAGGTATGTGTATGGGTCCATGTATGGGTCTGGGTGTTTCTGGTAGGATGGTTTACAGGCACCATCAGGCCTGGTGGGTCTGCCAGGTGGCTGGCTACACCTGAGGAAGAtgcacacacctgcagctgatcaagcCTCGTCGGAGGAGCTACTTAGGAGTGTGGTGCAGCTCTTTCTGACGCTGGATCGATTCGTGAGACTTCCGTTAGTTTCCCAGTTAGAAGTCAGTGAATTAGAGTTTTGTTACTGAGTGGTGCTGCTTCTGTTACTTTCCCAGGAGAACTGCGGGACGAGAGGGCAGCAACCACGGACCACACTAAGGAGTGGAGACACAGAGCACTGACACTGGATGAAGACGGGAACGGCAGTCTGGGACACAGGGGGATTTATTGTTGCTCACTtcaccaccttgtaaataaacactgtctgcactgaagagtcCGGCGTCTGGGTCCTGTTTCCCCACCTCCCCATGGTCTGCCAGCGCAGGCCATgacatatatagtatatatatatagtgacgcacatacattcttatatttgCACATATATTTATTCTCATAATTCCCATAAAGAGCCACTGATGGCTGTTTCCCCGTGTTTGGTGCCACAGCCCGAGTGTTGTTCCTGTGTTTAGGACAGGTCTGGCACCTTGCATTTAAAGGGAGGGACGATCGTCATGGTACAACAACCAGCTCATGCAAAACATTTTGGCAGCAGGCATGTGActgtgacacagctttaacccTGAGCAGCACCAACATGGCCGGCTCACTACCTCGTAAGTACATCTACAAGTTTTATTCTGATTTACTGTTCAGACAAACTTTTTATAATAAAAGTCAGAAACTGAGAAACTGCAGAGCTGCCTGTTTACCTGAGCTGTGATGAGTTATTCCTGTGACCCGAGTCTCTCTTTAATCTCTgttgctttttaatgttttgttttatttgtttcaaacACCAACACCTGAGTTCTTTGTGGTTCATGCAGTGATGAGAACAGGTCTGTGTTACACAGGCACACCAACCACAGCCTGTCATTTGTCTTCTTAATAAACCGCGAGAGACTAAAGAGACAAATCAATAACTCAAGCTTCATCCCTGAGTGTATACACTAGATCGACAGACGGAGCTTCCACGGACGGTGACTGTGAACTGTGTCCACAAAGTGGAGTGAAAGCTCAGAGGTGTCTGCAGCACCGACTCGACAGAAACGGACTCTAAATGATTTCCTGTAGATGATCAGAGTAATGCTGTTCTGCCAGTTTGACTAACTTCTCAGTGTCGAGCTAATTGTGGTTCGTTTTTTTTATGACAGTGATAGTTTGGATCGATGTGATGTTTTAGTTCAGGTGATTTCCAGTTTGATTTCAGTCAAGTTTTCTCTGCCCTCAGTAATGTTACCTGTGCTTTCTTCCACACCTGTTGCACTCATCTCAGTATATATACACCCTCATTAACttctatccggtctttaagtgatgacgtgacgaatcctacttccgggtctaaagtagtctgcgtttaatatggcttttgtgttgttaacatgtttaatgttttgtattttcttctatttaatctctaaaagctcctaaaacagtcagtgatcactgttgacctccctcggcttttattaccgctaatcatttatttaagataagataagataagataagatgagataagataagataagataagataagatagaactttattaatccctcgggtgggttcctctgggaaattcgacttccaaaaaaagcacagcaacgaccgaagttacagttacagaattgttatatatatatatatatatatatatatatatatatatatatatatatatatatatatacgcacacgcacacacacacacacacacacacacacacatatataaatacagagacaaatataaataaaatatacaaaggggataaatagaatataagaataagctcagtttttaaaaccttaggatgtaactacagcccagcccatgcagcagtatatgaatgactaacctcgtattgtggatggattatctcagttgttctcctggctgaagtttggtccttttacagcatcctgccatgcgattacatttgttcctgaccaccgagaacagttaacttttatcgagtggaaaaaaagttagcttgtttatattatgctaacatagctgtgtcgctagcggtcacgtagcacatcattatataccagctagcccaacttcagtaaccctacaaacgtcactgctgtttagttttctgtcttcatttatgttggaagtgatagcagagctgtacgtttgaatttgtttccaaaaccccgcagtcaggacatgctatattgtatttagatagaagctagcgagctaactccctgctaacttctaactccgttaaatgtcataaattccgttttcatggatgcctggatgttaaactcaattgttacacctggtagagcagaacgctgatcattttattaaagatgaaagactttagacagtttttcaactctcagtaatgccatagtgatcgtttgatatatggacctgcagcggagtttagacccagacacggctagtgacgttaGACTTAACGACCAGATAGGTTTATATATAACCACAGAATAATGTTTGCAGGTTTAGGTGAAATTATATAAATACGTCCTCAGCTTAACGATGacggaggaaacctggtcttgttaggagagacggcatccatcccactttggatggagcagctctcatttctagaaatatggacaaatttattaaaccccccaaaatatgactatccagagttgggaccaggaagcagagttgcagtcttacacgcctctctgcagcttctctcctcctgctaccccccccccccaaaaaaacccatctccatagagactgtgtcagctcccaaacagacaaaaacaaactaaaaaccagcaaaaaacaacttaaacataaacaatcacaaagaaagaacaatacagtatccaaagagtaaaacagtgaaatgtggattattaaatattaggtctctctcctccaagtctctgttagtacatgacttaataattgatcaattcaaaatcctgctctccacatacaaggtcttaaataatcaggccccatcttatcttaatgaccctgtagttagagatggaccgatccgatattacgtatcggtccgatactgacctaaattactggatcggatatcggagaaaaataaaaaatgtaatccgatccattaaatatcacgaaagcacctcacaaaacttgaaacacgccgtaactcacctcagaacgttagcacgtcggagcagtatgcatcacgtgatagagcggctgtggcatgcgggacctgtcggtggtctggatagcatgtggagcttcgctagcaacctggcatttcatctccgacaaagttatcccgagagaagtaaagcaagtgtgtaagtccatctctgaatgtaaagcattcctgcattaagcttaacaagcgatatatggagcgactgcctcttctggctgctacttcaatcatgaaactgatcaatgatcagctgatcggcttttctgtcgtgagtctctcttgtttgtttttggcccactttgcaccagaaagaggaaaccagcggctgaacaacagcagcacgtttaagcttgatcagctgttgttagaatgtatttaatattagtttctactccaggatctttttctacgtagctgacgctggtaactgtgcaggggcggatctagcaaagtttagccaggggggccgatagggcattaacagggaaaaggggcacaaagacatacttttctttcttattctcatttaaaatgtctcgcttttaataaataattatctgacacccaaagttttaatttgatgtaaaatgtatagaagtcaattactgtatatagtgactattaagtctaatatatatatatataccctagtaagctatagtactttttcctttgggaaggtaccatctgtgcagtctgcaattttgttgaagaaagatgttgaatctatttaatatttcttgaaaaataattgatttctgtgcattttttttcacactgcatcaaattaaggttgattacgtcgattaagcatcatgaggtggagcgtgaggggtggttccctattttttatttatttatttttgttgttgctgggagttggaaccctatcagttaggttgcttaatatttacgctaagtactctttaaaataccagaatagggaggatggtgtaggtctaagtttattagattgatcagtgttgctgaactatgaaatattttttttgcatacaggtataacagaatagctttagtgtagtttttgttttaaatttgagtatgaacttatacaaaattcagcaagatatttaaaaaaaacagttttgttgattaaaaaacactatatcggattcatatcggtatcagcagatatccaaatttatgatatcggtatcggacataaaaaaggggtatcgtgccatctctacttgtagtaccatatcaccctattagagcacttggctctcgctctgcaggcctacttgttgttcctagagtatttaaaagtagaatgggaggcagagccttcagttttcaggcccctcttctgtggaaccagcttccagtttggattcaggagacagacactatctctactttcaagatcaggcttcaaactttcctttttgctaaagcatatagttagggctggaccaggtgaccctgaatcctcc from Astatotilapia calliptera chromosome 10, fAstCal1.2, whole genome shotgun sequence harbors:
- the LOC113029986 gene encoding GTPase IMAP family member 8-like, coding for MADTLAHAKDLHLRMVLLGKAGVGKSAAGNTILGREAFQSFSSFSSVTLECQQETAQVDGHTLTVVDTPGLFDTTLSVDQVVTQIVRCITFAAPGPHVFLVVIQSTRFTSEEEETIKILQKMFGEDAARYIMVLFTYGDNLQDGVDIYSSISGNRPLHRFISQCGGRYHVFNNKSEDRSQVKELLEKINTMVQRNGATYYTNDMLQEAERAIREEMKRLRKANPDLRIVLVGRTGVGKSASGNTILGRKAFESKAAFSSVTAGCQKITDQVDCQILDVVDTPGLFDTDRPEDELKREVARCISFAAPGPHVFLIVIQISRFTKEEQETVKILQKIFGEEAAGYTMVLFTHGDDVDNEANIDTLINSSPSLSGFIQQCGGRYHVFNNKIKDPSQVKELLEKINIIVQRHGGKYYTNEMLQEAERAVREEQERLLRENISMEEQEARRRAEKKNKFLKAVGIGAGVGSVFGPLGAALGAAVGATAIAVKDKECVTQ